In the Candidatus Bathyarchaeota archaeon genome, one interval contains:
- a CDS encoding cold shock domain-containing protein has translation MGFLIFYLNTPTSITRNEVKTLKGKVTKWLDQRGYGFISSEGHSSEIFVHSS, from the coding sequence ATTGGCTTCTTAATTTTCTATCTTAACACTCCAACTTCTATAACTAGAAATGAGGTGAAAACTCTGAAAGGCAAAGTGACGAAATGGCTTGACCAAAGAGGATATGGTTTCATATCTAGTGAAGGTCATAGTAGCGAGATTTTTGTACATTCATCAA